In Bdellovibrionales bacterium, a single genomic region encodes these proteins:
- a CDS encoding twitch domain-containing radical SAM protein codes for MSYPKTFCPLPWLHQASYTDGSLLLCCVSANDSKLNLNRDSINDSFNSKYWRNIRKAMMAGERPASCQRCWIEEENKYKSLRLHEIEVWEQRLGKQKLNDLLLQTQADGRLLQGPISMDLRIGNTCNLQCVMCRPHDSKKWLGLSQKLATQAKTSTLKKDMNWKNSIDLKNYDWQDNELVWSELRDLAPTLQQLIIGGGEPMLLNGHFEFLKYCVDNSYASRIVLRYHTNLTVLNRDHIGLWKHFKEVQFFASIDGLREQNHYLRYPAEWSAIESNLNYLDKVYYNNINVMILFSAHFLSLYNLVDFAKWVEGKNFKKINKTYGGNIHPGIVMQPEYLSPRVLPPPIKQKITEKILTFESQAKNKSNKLSGLVSFMNEKDESHHLPAVLEYINLLDKNRNTNFAETFPEFYDALKPYFSDSRPGSLKSWISRLANTNA; via the coding sequence ATGAGTTATCCGAAGACATTTTGCCCACTCCCTTGGCTCCATCAGGCCTCTTATACGGATGGCTCGCTCCTGCTCTGTTGTGTCTCCGCCAATGACTCCAAACTCAATCTCAATCGCGATAGCATCAATGACTCTTTTAATTCCAAGTATTGGAGGAATATCCGCAAAGCGATGATGGCCGGCGAGAGACCCGCCAGCTGTCAGCGTTGTTGGATCGAAGAGGAAAACAAGTACAAATCCCTCCGGCTCCACGAAATTGAAGTCTGGGAGCAACGTTTAGGAAAACAAAAGCTGAATGATTTGCTGCTCCAAACTCAGGCTGACGGTCGCCTTTTACAAGGTCCGATCTCTATGGATTTACGCATTGGAAATACCTGCAATCTCCAATGCGTAATGTGTCGACCTCATGATTCTAAAAAATGGCTCGGTTTATCGCAAAAGCTCGCGACCCAAGCCAAAACTTCCACCCTCAAGAAAGATATGAATTGGAAAAATTCAATCGATCTTAAAAATTATGATTGGCAGGATAACGAGTTGGTCTGGAGCGAACTCAGAGATTTAGCCCCCACTCTTCAGCAACTGATCATTGGTGGCGGCGAACCGATGTTGCTCAACGGACATTTTGAGTTTCTCAAATATTGTGTGGATAATAGCTACGCTTCCAGAATAGTCCTCCGTTACCACACCAACCTCACCGTTTTAAACAGAGATCACATTGGACTCTGGAAACACTTTAAGGAGGTTCAGTTTTTCGCGAGTATCGACGGTCTCCGAGAACAAAACCATTATCTCCGCTATCCTGCCGAATGGTCTGCTATCGAAAGTAACCTCAATTATTTAGATAAAGTTTACTATAACAATATTAATGTCATGATTCTATTTTCGGCGCACTTTCTAAGCCTCTACAACTTAGTTGATTTCGCAAAATGGGTTGAAGGTAAAAACTTTAAAAAAATCAATAAGACCTATGGCGGAAACATCCATCCTGGCATTGTCATGCAACCCGAGTACCTCAGTCCTCGCGTTTTACCTCCACCAATCAAACAAAAGATCACCGAAAAAATACTCACCTTCGAAAGTCAGGCAAAAAATAAGTCCAACAAACTGTCGGGGCTGGTTTCTTTTATGAACGAGAAAGACGAAAGCCATCACTTACCCGCGGTGCTCGAATACATAAATCTTCTCGATAAAAATAGAAATACGAACTTTGCAGAGACCTTTCCGGAAT